A region of Nostoc sp. 'Peltigera membranacea cyanobiont' N6 DNA encodes the following proteins:
- a CDS encoding TetR/AcrR family transcriptional regulator, producing the protein MTATKKTKSTSVTRNALLEAAGRVMVAHGSKALTLEAVAREAGVSKGGLLYHFPNKEALIAGMLQQLIDQKAASLEDELEQDDAPNTPGHWLRAYIRSHGNFDAHSSAIQFSLLAAVAENPELLQPAQENFADCQRQIEASGLDPAIATVIRLAINGLSFAHLFGLGVPEESLQKQVIETLLKLARE; encoded by the coding sequence ATGACTGCTACCAAAAAAACAAAATCTACATCTGTCACCCGTAATGCATTGCTAGAAGCAGCAGGGCGAGTGATGGTAGCACATGGTTCAAAGGCATTGACGTTGGAGGCAGTTGCTCGTGAAGCAGGTGTCAGTAAAGGTGGATTACTTTACCACTTTCCCAATAAAGAAGCCTTGATTGCTGGGATGTTGCAACAGCTAATTGATCAAAAGGCAGCATCACTGGAGGATGAATTGGAGCAAGATGATGCACCGAATACACCAGGACATTGGCTAAGAGCCTATATCCGATCGCATGGAAACTTTGATGCTCACTCTAGTGCAATTCAATTCAGTTTGCTAGCAGCAGTTGCTGAAAATCCAGAATTACTTCAGCCAGCTCAAGAAAACTTTGCTGATTGCCAACGGCAAATTGAAGCAAGTGGACTCGATCCAGCGATCGCAACTGTGATTCGTCTGGCAATCAATGGTCTATCCTTTGCCCACCTCTTTGGCCTTGGAGTCCCGGAGGAGTCTTTGCAAAAGCAGGTCATTGAAACTCTGCTGAAACTGGCGCGAGAGTAA
- a CDS encoding ComEA family DNA-binding protein: MIRLRYICLTFATAAIITLSSCSSTPTAENPSAPVASTPTTEAVSSNGHSGHASKEKININTAILSELDKLEAKLGVPALSNKIQANRPYGNPEDLVTKKVITQEQFAQIKDQVGVQEVVLTGEAKDVDYMSKLGLMKGHLLVAKELLDQNQPKQAEPHIGHPVEEIYVDVEDQLNERKVKEFKTTLVSLQDLVKSSPKDSKVKTNFASSMQSVDSAIAALPEAQRSKPGFVLQVINELLDSANSEYGAAIANGKITAPIEYQDSRGFVFYANDLYKGISSQVAQADPEAHKAIDASFAELIKVWPSAIPPAKAVKIPNDVTKLVKTIEENSQKVVDKSNTKA; the protein is encoded by the coding sequence ATGATAAGACTTCGTTATATCTGTTTGACTTTTGCGACTGCGGCAATAATTACCTTGAGTTCCTGTAGCAGTACACCAACAGCAGAAAATCCATCAGCACCAGTTGCTAGTACTCCAACCACAGAAGCAGTAAGTAGTAACGGTCATAGCGGTCACGCTAGCAAAGAAAAAATTAATATTAACACGGCTATATTGTCAGAATTAGATAAGCTTGAAGCCAAACTAGGTGTTCCAGCTTTATCTAATAAAATCCAGGCAAATCGTCCTTATGGCAATCCAGAAGATTTAGTTACTAAAAAAGTAATTACTCAAGAGCAGTTCGCCCAAATTAAAGACCAGGTTGGTGTTCAAGAAGTAGTACTCACAGGTGAAGCAAAAGATGTTGACTACATGAGTAAGTTGGGCTTAATGAAAGGGCATCTTTTAGTAGCAAAAGAACTGCTAGATCAAAATCAGCCGAAACAGGCAGAGCCTCATATTGGACATCCAGTTGAGGAAATTTATGTGGATGTAGAAGATCAACTTAATGAGCGGAAAGTCAAAGAATTTAAGACAACATTGGTGAGTTTGCAAGATTTAGTGAAATCCAGTCCTAAGGATAGTAAAGTTAAAACTAATTTTGCTTCTTCAATGCAATCAGTTGATTCCGCGATCGCAGCTTTGCCAGAAGCTCAACGCTCAAAACCAGGATTTGTACTACAGGTAATTAACGAACTATTAGATTCAGCTAACTCTGAATATGGCGCTGCGATCGCAAATGGTAAAATAACCGCCCCAATTGAGTATCAAGACTCCCGTGGTTTTGTGTTTTACGCCAATGATTTATACAAAGGGATTTCTAGTCAAGTAGCTCAAGCAGATCCCGAAGCGCATAAAGCGATCGATGCTAGTTTCGCTGAACTTATAAAAGTTTGGCCCTCCGCCATCCCACCAGCAAAAGCAGTCAAAATACCTAATGATGTTACCAAGCTGGTGAAAACCATTGAGGAAAACTCTCAAAAAGTGGTTGACAAATCTAATACCAAAGCATAA
- a CDS encoding ABC transporter substrate-binding protein: MYRRWLLSALALLMSIVLAACTTATTQQPQIKVTNTTEITNTNSQQLPKGSVKRVVALSSLSADIISRLNSTKIVGITGSKLFKNDSRFKDIPRVSEGQNPPNLEKVVALKPDLVIGAEGFSSIPIQKLQQLGIQTLLTKVNNWESLEELTKTLAKSIDTDPQPLLNRYKTFLPEKPTQGFSTLALVSRQPILAPNKNSWAGDLLAKFQAKNIAADLQGKSSIGGYVTLSAEKVLEANPEVIILVNPPQGNSEAALLDSLKKESFWQQLQATKNNRVYIFDYFGLVNPGSIDAIEKACQQLKQVLFAPQGT, encoded by the coding sequence ATGTATCGTCGTTGGCTCTTATCTGCTTTAGCACTTTTGATGAGTATAGTTTTAGCCGCTTGCACGACTGCAACCACTCAGCAACCACAAATAAAAGTCACAAACACTACTGAGATAACAAACACAAATTCTCAACAACTACCAAAAGGATCGGTAAAAAGAGTTGTTGCTCTTTCTTCTCTTTCTGCTGACATTATCTCTCGACTTAATTCAACAAAAATTGTCGGTATCACTGGTAGTAAATTATTTAAGAATGACTCAAGATTCAAAGATATTCCCCGTGTTAGCGAAGGACAAAACCCACCAAATTTAGAAAAAGTGGTAGCACTAAAACCCGATTTAGTTATTGGTGCAGAAGGTTTTTCTAGCATCCCAATTCAAAAACTTCAGCAGCTAGGAATTCAGACTTTGCTCACTAAGGTAAATAACTGGGAATCTCTAGAAGAACTTACAAAAACCCTTGCTAAATCTATTGACACCGATCCTCAGCCTTTGTTAAATCGTTACAAAACTTTCTTACCAGAAAAGCCGACTCAGGGTTTTTCTACTCTAGCTCTGGTTAGTCGCCAACCAATTTTAGCACCGAATAAAAATAGTTGGGCGGGGGATTTGTTAGCGAAATTCCAGGCGAAAAATATTGCCGCAGATTTACAAGGGAAAAGTTCAATTGGTGGCTATGTAACGCTTTCGGCTGAGAAAGTTTTAGAAGCAAATCCAGAGGTGATAATTTTGGTTAATCCCCCGCAAGGAAATTCAGAAGCAGCACTTTTAGATTCGCTAAAAAAAGAATCTTTTTGGCAGCAATTACAAGCAACTAAAAATAACCGAGTCTATATATTTGATTATTTTGGTTTGGTGAATCCAGGTAGTATAGATGCAATTGAAAAAGCTTGTCAGCAGCTTAAGCAAGTGTTGTTTGCACCACAGGGTACTTAG
- a CDS encoding FTR1 family iron permease gives MNFTTALPTFVITLREGVEAALVVGIVLALLKKAKQSRLNSWVYAGIGVGIVVSALIGVLFSWLIQILGAANPQYTSVVEPALEGVFSVLAIAMLSWMLIWMTKQARFMKATVEGAVTEALTQNSNAGWGVFTLILVAVVREGFETVLFVAANFQQGLMPALGAIGGLVGATAIGVLLFKWGVKINIRQFFQVMGVLLVLIVAGLVVSGLKHFDDAVANLALSSRATASLCFYYERFTKVHSCILGPMVANTSTILPDEQFPGIILKSLFGYRDNLYLVQAVGYVTFLLTIGGLYFRSLGGASPEGKKNIPFAQKPISSAKD, from the coding sequence ATGAATTTTACGACTGCTCTACCTACTTTTGTAATCACACTCCGAGAAGGAGTGGAAGCGGCCCTTGTTGTTGGTATTGTGCTAGCTTTGCTGAAAAAAGCTAAACAATCTCGACTTAACTCTTGGGTATATGCTGGTATCGGCGTTGGCATTGTCGTTAGTGCCTTAATAGGTGTGCTATTCAGTTGGCTAATTCAAATACTGGGAGCCGCGAATCCTCAATACACCTCCGTAGTTGAGCCAGCCTTGGAAGGTGTGTTTAGCGTGTTAGCGATCGCAATGCTCAGTTGGATGCTAATCTGGATGACCAAACAAGCCAGATTCATGAAAGCTACAGTTGAAGGGGCAGTAACAGAAGCGCTGACACAAAACTCAAATGCTGGTTGGGGTGTTTTTACTCTAATTTTAGTTGCTGTTGTCCGCGAAGGCTTTGAAACTGTTCTGTTCGTTGCCGCTAATTTCCAACAGGGATTAATGCCAGCATTGGGTGCTATTGGTGGTTTAGTAGGGGCAACTGCCATTGGGGTGCTGCTATTTAAATGGGGTGTCAAAATTAACATCCGCCAGTTTTTCCAGGTAATGGGCGTTTTATTAGTGTTGATTGTCGCTGGGTTAGTAGTTTCAGGCTTGAAACATTTTGACGACGCTGTAGCTAACCTTGCTCTTAGCAGTCGTGCCACAGCAAGCCTTTGTTTCTATTACGAACGCTTTACTAAAGTCCATTCCTGTATTTTGGGGCCAATGGTTGCAAATACTTCCACAATCTTGCCTGACGAACAGTTTCCTGGCATTATTCTCAAATCTTTATTTGGTTATAGAGACAATCTCTATCTTGTGCAAGCAGTGGGATATGTGACCTTTTTACTAACAATTGGAGGACTGTATTTCCGCAGCCTTGGAGGTGCTTCTCCTGAAGGTAAAAAAAATATCCCCTTTGCTCAAAAACCGATTAGTTCTGCAAAAGATTAA
- a CDS encoding multicopper oxidase domain-containing protein yields MPHNFALGNGKPWSRRLLLKLGLAGAGITGAAGLWQMLNLQSKSIVKVPPLDRSAPDDATNPMKILRDFDYGTVKQENGRTIREFQLTAGTSIIKLNSAVSYNIWDLNGRIPGPTLRAKQGDRIRVLFLNNAGHSHSLHFHGVHPAEMDGVRPIRNGSATIYEFDAEPYGVHLYHCHIEPVTRHIAKGLYGMFIIDPPTPRPPADEIVLVMSGYDVNDDSHNDYYAFNGVPHHYMHHPIPIYKDQLIRLYVLNIIEYDPAVTFHLHANFFDVYRYGMSMTPSEKSDVITMGVAERHILEFAFRYPGKYMFHPHQDAIAENGCMGQFEVIADSNSQKPVEKS; encoded by the coding sequence ATGCCCCACAACTTTGCTCTAGGTAACGGAAAGCCTTGGAGCCGCCGTCTATTATTGAAACTGGGCCTAGCCGGTGCTGGAATAACTGGTGCTGCCGGACTTTGGCAGATGCTAAATCTACAAAGTAAGTCGATTGTTAAAGTGCCACCACTCGATAGGTCAGCACCAGACGATGCTACTAACCCGATGAAGATTTTAAGGGATTTTGATTATGGGACGGTAAAGCAGGAAAATGGGCGGACTATCCGGGAATTTCAGTTAACTGCGGGTACTTCCATAATCAAGCTTAATAGTGCTGTCTCTTACAATATCTGGGATTTAAACGGTCGCATACCAGGGCCAACGCTACGGGCAAAACAGGGCGATCGCATTCGGGTACTATTTCTTAATAATGCGGGACATTCTCATTCTTTGCATTTTCATGGCGTTCATCCAGCAGAAATGGATGGTGTTCGCCCAATCAGGAATGGTAGTGCCACTATTTATGAATTTGATGCTGAACCTTATGGCGTACACCTGTACCACTGTCATATTGAACCAGTCACCCGTCACATTGCTAAGGGACTGTATGGCATGTTTATCATCGATCCACCGACTCCGCGTCCCCCGGCTGATGAGATTGTACTAGTGATGAGTGGATATGACGTGAATGATGATAGTCATAACGATTATTACGCTTTCAACGGTGTACCCCATCATTACATGCATCATCCCATTCCCATTTACAAAGATCAGTTGATTCGGCTATATGTTCTCAACATCATTGAATACGATCCGGCAGTAACGTTTCATCTCCATGCCAACTTCTTTGATGTCTATCGTTATGGTATGAGTATGACTCCTAGCGAGAAAAGTGATGTGATTACGATGGGTGTAGCAGAAAGGCACATCTTGGAATTCGCTTTTCGCTACCCAGGTAAGTATATGTTTCATCCCCATCAAGATGCGATCGCAGAAAATGGTTGCATGGGCCAATTTGAAGTAATTGCTGATAGCAACTCTCAAAAACCTGTTGAAAAATCTTAA
- a CDS encoding ferritin-like domain-containing protein, translating into MQELDQKKTIDLLNAIMEFELAGVVRYTHYSLMVTGPNRIPIVAFFKAQASESLLHAEQVGEILTGLDGHPSLKIAPMEETYQHKVKDILEESLSHEKKALDLYKNLLETVTNASIYLEEFARGMIGQEEMHNLELKKMLRDFG; encoded by the coding sequence ATGCAAGAACTAGACCAGAAAAAGACCATTGACCTGCTGAACGCCATCATGGAATTTGAACTAGCAGGGGTAGTGCGCTATACCCATTATTCTTTGATGGTGACTGGTCCTAACCGTATTCCAATTGTGGCTTTTTTCAAAGCACAGGCAAGCGAATCTTTACTTCATGCCGAACAAGTAGGAGAAATTCTTACCGGTTTAGATGGGCATCCCTCATTGAAAATTGCCCCAATGGAAGAAACTTACCAGCATAAAGTCAAGGATATCTTGGAAGAAAGCTTATCCCACGAAAAAAAGGCATTGGATCTGTATAAAAATCTGCTCGAAACTGTCACCAATGCTAGTATTTATCTTGAAGAATTCGCTCGCGGTATGATTGGTCAAGAAGAGATGCATAATCTCGAACTGAAAAAGATGCTCCGCGATTTTGGTTAA
- a CDS encoding family 10 glycosylhydrolase, whose translation MSNHPLNVARSTLFWRHLFAVVFTTSSLLPNFGNEPARAQATQYCQLSSSAAKEKENLRLSALKGNQDAQTRYQNLLKKQAQDLQECRTRTWPQIQAVWLRLYPCDIQPGIIDQIMDRIVNRGYNQVNLEVFYDGQVLLPAKANPTVWPSIIRTPGTENVDILATAIKKGRQRGLKVYAWMFTNNFGYTYAQRRDRESAIARNGKGQTSLYVVDNGSQVFIDPYNSQAKSDYYQLVKEVLRRRPDGLLFDYVRYPRQAGSDSIATKVSDLWLFSPATQEALFKRALNYKGLDLIRRYLSKGYVTAGDIAQIDQLYPQEGEPLWQGRIPPTAQKSILSPTDRQPLLQWELWQLAVAHAMQGILDFVNIASYPAKQQGVSTGVVFFPDGNQTVGQGYDSRLQPWDRFPTTLEWHPMSYGNCGNVSCIVAQVQRVLSMTKPGTKVIPALAGKWGESVSNRPSLEVQMQALHQFAPQLKGVSHFAYSWQYPENDNDRKFCRIR comes from the coding sequence ATGTCTAACCATCCTTTGAACGTTGCAAGATCGACATTATTTTGGCGGCATCTATTCGCTGTTGTTTTCACTACTAGTTCGTTGCTCCCCAACTTTGGAAACGAACCAGCAAGGGCGCAAGCAACCCAATATTGTCAGTTATCATCATCGGCGGCGAAAGAAAAAGAAAACTTACGGTTATCAGCGCTCAAAGGCAATCAAGATGCCCAAACCCGCTACCAAAACTTACTAAAAAAACAGGCACAGGATTTACAGGAGTGCCGCACTCGGACTTGGCCACAAATCCAAGCTGTCTGGTTGCGCTTGTATCCCTGTGATATTCAGCCAGGAATAATCGATCAGATTATGGATCGAATTGTCAACCGTGGCTATAACCAAGTCAATTTGGAAGTATTTTATGATGGGCAGGTATTATTGCCAGCAAAAGCTAACCCGACGGTTTGGCCTTCTATAATTCGCACTCCAGGGACAGAAAACGTAGATATACTTGCTACAGCAATTAAAAAAGGTCGGCAACGCGGTTTGAAGGTCTATGCCTGGATGTTTACTAACAATTTCGGCTATACTTACGCCCAGCGCCGAGATAGAGAAAGTGCGATCGCTCGCAATGGTAAAGGTCAAACCAGCCTATATGTCGTAGATAATGGCTCTCAAGTATTTATCGACCCCTACAACTCGCAAGCAAAAAGCGACTATTACCAATTAGTAAAAGAAGTTTTGCGCCGTCGTCCAGATGGTTTGCTATTCGACTACGTGCGCTATCCCCGGCAAGCAGGAAGTGATTCCATCGCCACCAAAGTTTCAGATTTATGGCTATTTAGTCCCGCAACCCAAGAAGCTTTATTTAAACGGGCACTGAATTATAAAGGGCTAGACTTAATTCGTCGCTATTTGAGCAAGGGATATGTCACCGCCGGAGATATCGCCCAAATCGATCAACTTTATCCCCAGGAAGGGGAACCACTTTGGCAAGGACGCATTCCGCCAACAGCGCAAAAATCAATTCTGTCTCCAACAGACAGACAACCACTTTTGCAATGGGAATTGTGGCAGCTAGCAGTTGCCCACGCCATGCAAGGAATTCTAGATTTTGTCAACATAGCCAGTTACCCAGCCAAACAGCAAGGTGTTTCCACAGGAGTAGTGTTTTTCCCTGATGGCAACCAAACTGTAGGACAAGGATATGATTCTCGCTTGCAACCTTGGGATCGGTTTCCCACTACATTAGAGTGGCATCCCATGTCTTATGGAAATTGCGGTAATGTCAGTTGTATAGTGGCGCAAGTGCAACGGGTTTTGAGTATGACAAAACCAGGTACTAAAGTGATTCCAGCTTTAGCCGGTAAGTGGGGGGAATCGGTCAGTAATCGTCCATCCCTAGAAGTACAAATGCAGGCACTTCACCAATTTGCGCCCCAACTGAAGGGAGTTAGCCATTTTGCCTATTCTTGGCAATACCCTGAGAATGATAACGATCGCAAATTTTGTCGCATTCGGTAA